A region of Rhodospirillales bacterium DNA encodes the following proteins:
- a CDS encoding MmgE/PrpD family protein, with protein sequence MTEAASAATPTGPADVTAALAAKAAGLRYQHLSPEARTVAKQCVLDFLGVSISGMDEPLTGILSEVAGEDGGSARSTVIGRGEHVGIATAALINGAMGHALDYDDVHLGMGGHPTVPVAPAVLALAEARGLSGRDVVTAFVAGLETECRIGRLVGPSHYAAGWHNTGTIGAFGAAAACANLLGLDAERTRHALGIAGTQAAGLKSVFGTMCKPLHAGKAAQNGVQAARWAAKGFTSHPSILDVPQGFLATQSTTPRPAEALAEPEGGFHIPATLFKYHAACYLTHSSIEAVRTLKERFKLTGEEVERVTLRIDEGHLKVCGIPEPRTGLEIKFSLRFTAAMALAGRDTANDSVYTDELANDPALAALRDKVAIETRRHDRHSAAEVVMRLRDGREVSETTDVGEPMADLDAQWHKLAAKFRALVAPVLGAERTERLVAACRDLDSVEDLGAFMAMTTRH encoded by the coding sequence GTGACCGAAGCAGCGAGCGCCGCGACGCCGACCGGACCAGCAGACGTGACCGCCGCTCTGGCCGCGAAGGCCGCCGGACTGCGCTACCAGCACCTCTCGCCGGAAGCCCGCACGGTGGCCAAGCAATGCGTGCTCGATTTCCTCGGCGTCTCGATCTCGGGCATGGACGAGCCGCTGACCGGTATCCTCAGCGAGGTCGCGGGCGAGGACGGCGGTAGCGCGCGCTCGACGGTGATCGGCCGCGGCGAGCATGTCGGCATCGCGACGGCGGCGCTGATCAACGGCGCCATGGGCCACGCGCTCGACTACGACGACGTGCATCTCGGCATGGGCGGTCACCCCACCGTCCCCGTGGCGCCGGCGGTGCTGGCGCTGGCCGAGGCCCGCGGCCTGTCCGGGCGCGACGTCGTCACCGCGTTCGTGGCCGGGCTCGAGACGGAGTGCCGCATCGGCCGCCTGGTCGGCCCCAGCCACTACGCGGCGGGCTGGCACAACACCGGCACGATCGGCGCGTTCGGCGCTGCGGCGGCCTGCGCCAATCTGCTGGGCCTCGACGCCGAGCGCACGCGCCACGCGCTGGGCATCGCCGGCACCCAGGCGGCCGGGCTGAAGAGCGTGTTCGGCACGATGTGCAAGCCGCTGCACGCCGGCAAGGCGGCGCAGAACGGCGTGCAGGCGGCGCGCTGGGCGGCCAAGGGCTTCACCTCGCACCCCTCGATCCTCGACGTCCCGCAGGGTTTCCTCGCGACGCAGTCGACGACGCCGCGGCCGGCCGAGGCGCTGGCCGAGCCGGAGGGCGGCTTCCACATCCCCGCGACGCTCTTCAAGTACCACGCCGCCTGCTACCTGACGCATTCCAGCATCGAGGCGGTGCGGACGCTGAAGGAGCGCTTCAAGCTGACGGGCGAGGAGGTCGAGCGCGTCACGCTACGGATCGACGAGGGCCATCTGAAGGTCTGCGGAATCCCCGAGCCGCGCACGGGTCTGGAGATCAAGTTCTCGCTGCGCTTCACGGCGGCGATGGCATTGGCCGGCCGCGACACCGCCAACGACAGCGTCTACACCGACGAGCTCGCGAACGATCCGGCGCTGGCGGCGCTGCGCGACAAGGTCGCGATCGAGACGCGCCGCCACGACCGCCACAGCGCCGCCGAGGTGGTGATGCGCCTGCGCGACGGCCGCGAGGTCAGCGAGACCACCGACGTCGGCGAGCCGATGGCCGACCTCGACGCGCAATGGCACAAGCTGGCCGCGAAGTTCCGCGCGCTGGTGGCGCCGGTGCTGGGCGCCGAGCGCACCGAGCGGCTGGTCGCGGCCTGCCGCGACCTCGACTCGGTCGAGGACCTCGGCGCGTTCATGGCGATGACGACGCGGCACTGA
- a CDS encoding alpha/beta hydrolase has protein sequence MTTPSPRTFVCLPGAWMGGWTWQFVAARLRAAGHAVHTPTFRGVGERAAELGPDISNDTCVEDTLACLADSDLRDVVLVGHSFGSLIAQMAVDRDPSRVAHLVILDGGIARDGQSIFGRIPERIAAKRRTLAYEVGGVKVLPFAPVGSLIIDDPALAAWTHERLTPHPLRCYTEPVRIANGPGNGLPMTYIACVKPRYPVSAGNHERAQAMPGVRFRAIEAGHNCVISAPGLVADELLAVP, from the coding sequence ATGACGACGCCCAGCCCCCGCACCTTCGTCTGCCTGCCCGGCGCCTGGATGGGCGGCTGGACGTGGCAGTTCGTCGCCGCGCGGCTGCGCGCCGCCGGCCACGCCGTCCACACGCCGACGTTCCGTGGCGTCGGCGAGCGCGCCGCGGAGCTCGGGCCGGATATCAGCAACGACACCTGCGTCGAGGATACCCTGGCCTGCCTCGCCGACAGCGACCTGCGCGACGTCGTGCTGGTCGGCCACAGCTTCGGCAGCCTGATCGCGCAGATGGCGGTCGACCGCGATCCGTCGCGGGTGGCGCATCTCGTGATCCTCGACGGCGGCATCGCGCGCGACGGCCAGTCGATCTTCGGCCGCATCCCCGAGCGCATCGCCGCCAAGCGCCGGACGCTGGCCTACGAGGTCGGCGGCGTGAAGGTGCTGCCCTTCGCGCCGGTCGGTAGCCTGATCATCGACGATCCGGCGCTGGCGGCGTGGACGCACGAGCGGCTCACGCCGCATCCGCTGCGCTGCTACACCGAGCCCGTGCGCATCGCCAACGGACCCGGCAACGGCCTGCCGATGACCTACATCGCCTGCGTCAAGCCGCGCTATCCGGTCTCCGCCGGCAACCACGAGCGGGCGCAGGCCATGCCCGGCGTGCGGTTCCGCGCGATCGAGGCCGGCCACAACTGCGTCATCTCGGCGCCCGGCCTCGTCGCCGACGAGCTCCTCGCGGTGCCATGA
- a CDS encoding SDR family NAD(P)-dependent oxidoreductase, translating into MAKAKKALVLGVGAERGVGAAVGRRFAREGYHVIVAGRTAAKVDKVAASIRAAGGSAASVVADATSEADVAALFDRAMADDAEGAPAEVAVFNVGNNMSGDLREFSVADFESLWRLGCFAGFVFAREAARRFAPLGRGTVIFTGASASLRGRARFAAFAAAKMGLRGIAQSMAREFGPAGIHVAHVVVDGGIDGERLISRMPARREQAGPDGLLDVDAIADTYWHIHGQHRSAWTQEVDLRPYKESF; encoded by the coding sequence ATGGCGAAGGCGAAGAAGGCGTTGGTCCTCGGGGTCGGGGCGGAACGCGGCGTGGGCGCGGCGGTGGGTCGGCGGTTCGCGCGCGAGGGCTACCACGTGATCGTGGCCGGCCGCACGGCGGCCAAGGTCGACAAGGTCGCGGCGTCGATCCGCGCCGCCGGCGGCTCGGCCGCGTCCGTCGTCGCCGACGCGACCAGCGAGGCCGACGTGGCGGCGCTGTTCGACCGCGCGATGGCCGACGACGCCGAGGGCGCGCCGGCCGAGGTCGCGGTGTTCAACGTCGGCAACAACATGTCGGGCGATCTGCGCGAGTTCAGCGTCGCGGATTTCGAGTCGCTGTGGCGGCTGGGGTGCTTCGCCGGCTTCGTGTTCGCGCGCGAGGCGGCGCGCCGCTTCGCGCCCCTGGGCCGCGGCACGGTGATCTTCACCGGCGCCAGCGCCAGTCTGCGCGGGCGCGCACGCTTCGCGGCCTTCGCGGCGGCAAAGATGGGCCTGCGCGGCATCGCCCAGTCCATGGCGCGTGAGTTCGGCCCGGCCGGCATCCATGTGGCCCACGTCGTGGTCGACGGCGGCATCGACGGCGAACGGCTGATCTCGCGCATGCCGGCGCGCCGCGAGCAGGCCGGACCGGACGGGCTGCTCGACGTCGACGCGATCGCCGACACCTATTGGCACATCCATGGCCAGCACCGCAGCGCCTGGACCCAGGAGGTCGACCTGCGGCCGTACAAGGAGAGCTTCTAG
- a CDS encoding thioesterase family protein — protein MTDLPYPIEELDLAAPLDRHRDVVKPEWIDWNGHMNVGYYIVAFDKATDTLCKQLGVGFEYTRDKIGMTFVLEAHATYDQEVKEGDPLRITTQILGHDAKKVHYFHTMYHATEGFVAATNELILMNIDYATRRSAPWPAEAARRLDLMAAAHATLPAPEKAGRVIGLRRK, from the coding sequence ATGACGGACCTGCCCTATCCGATCGAGGAACTCGATCTCGCCGCCCCGCTCGACCGGCACCGCGACGTGGTGAAGCCGGAATGGATCGACTGGAACGGCCACATGAACGTCGGCTACTACATCGTGGCCTTCGACAAGGCGACCGACACGCTGTGCAAGCAGCTCGGGGTCGGCTTCGAGTACACGCGCGACAAGATCGGCATGACGTTCGTGCTGGAGGCGCACGCCACCTACGACCAGGAGGTCAAGGAGGGTGATCCGCTGCGCATCACGACGCAGATCCTCGGCCACGACGCGAAGAAGGTGCACTACTTCCACACCATGTACCACGCCACCGAGGGCTTCGTGGCCGCGACCAACGAGCTGATCCTGATGAACATCGACTACGCCACGCGCCGCTCGGCGCCGTGGCCGGCCGAAGCGGCCCGCCGCCTCGATCTCATGGCGGCGGCCCACGCGACGCTGCCGGCGCCGGAGAAAGCCGGCCGTGTGATCGGGCTGCGCCGGAAATGA
- a CDS encoding thioesterase family protein, whose product MTATATPRAVRPAVPEPIALLPYELPELDTRAPLDLHRATVPPEWVDWNGHMNMSRYLEAFDFASGAFTTQIGMGRRYVGNKLGMTFVLEAHITYDREVKGGDDLRFTTQLLDHDSKRLHLFHQMYHAQQGFLAATCELMIMHIDHATRRPGPFPAQTRERLALMAATHGGLPRPAKSGRLIGIPKR is encoded by the coding sequence ATGACCGCGACCGCCACGCCGCGCGCCGTCCGCCCGGCCGTGCCGGAGCCGATCGCGCTCCTGCCGTACGAGCTGCCCGAGCTCGACACGAGGGCGCCGCTCGACCTGCACCGCGCCACCGTGCCGCCGGAGTGGGTCGACTGGAACGGCCACATGAACATGTCGCGCTACCTCGAGGCGTTCGATTTCGCCTCCGGCGCGTTCACGACGCAGATCGGCATGGGCCGCCGCTACGTCGGCAACAAGCTGGGCATGACCTTCGTGCTGGAGGCGCACATCACCTACGACCGCGAGGTCAAGGGCGGCGACGACCTGCGCTTCACGACGCAGCTGCTCGACCACGATTCCAAGCGCCTGCACCTCTTCCACCAGATGTACCACGCGCAGCAGGGCTTCCTCGCGGCGACCTGCGAGCTGATGATCATGCATATCGACCATGCCACGCGCCGGCCGGGTCCGTTCCCCGCGCAGACGCGGGAGCGTCTGGCGCTGATGGCGGCGACGCACGGCGGGCTGCCGCGGCCGGCCAAGTCCGGCCGGCTGATCGGCATACCGAAGCGCTGA
- a CDS encoding AAC(3) family N-acetyltransferase, with translation MSEANLVARTGAAPPTVETLARDLAALGVAPGDVLLVHCALSSLGWVVGGAPAVVAAVTRAVGPDGTIAMPTQSGHLTDPAEWQAPPVPREWLPVIRANMPAFDPATTPTRRMGVVAENFRTHPGALRSRHPHVSFAARGPRAAEITSGHGYDDGMGENSPLARLYDLDASVLLLGVGHARNTSLHLAEHRAAWPSKERRTVAGPILVDGRRQWATFSDIDFDDGDFDDIGHAYEIATGAVAVGPVGRATARLMRQRPLVDFAARWMAANRR, from the coding sequence ATGTCAGAGGCCAATCTCGTCGCCCGCACCGGGGCCGCCCCGCCGACCGTCGAGACCCTGGCGCGCGACCTCGCCGCGCTGGGCGTGGCGCCGGGCGACGTGCTGCTGGTGCATTGCGCGCTGTCTTCGCTGGGCTGGGTGGTCGGCGGCGCGCCGGCGGTGGTGGCGGCGGTGACCCGCGCCGTCGGCCCCGACGGCACGATCGCGATGCCGACCCAGAGCGGCCACCTCACCGACCCCGCCGAGTGGCAGGCGCCGCCGGTGCCGCGCGAATGGCTGCCGGTGATCCGCGCCAACATGCCGGCGTTCGATCCGGCGACGACGCCGACCCGGCGCATGGGCGTCGTCGCCGAGAATTTCCGCACCCACCCCGGCGCGCTGCGCAGCCGCCACCCGCACGTGTCGTTCGCCGCCCGCGGCCCGCGCGCCGCCGAGATCACCTCCGGCCACGGCTACGACGACGGCATGGGCGAGAACTCGCCGCTGGCGCGGCTCTACGATCTCGACGCCTCCGTGCTGCTGCTGGGCGTCGGGCACGCCCGCAACACCTCGCTGCACCTCGCCGAGCACCGCGCCGCCTGGCCGTCGAAGGAGCGCAGGACGGTCGCCGGGCCCATACTCGTCGACGGACGCCGCCAGTGGGCGACGTTCTCCGACATCGATTTCGACGACGGCGATTTCGACGACATCGGCCACGCCTACGAGATCGCGACCGGCGCGGTCGCGGTCGGACCCGTCGGCCGCGCCACCGCGCGGCTGATGCGCCAGCGCCCGCTGGTCGATTTCGCCGCCCGCTGGATGGCCGCGAACCGGCGATAG
- a CDS encoding enoyl-CoA hydratase/isomerase family protein, with protein sequence MERATVKLDVSGFIAVVTMDNPPVNAQNRQFHEDMISVFDEISDRDDIRVAVLTGAGKTFSAGADIKGRAGQVRGPGEQWGHNRRARECFHSIVECRKPVIGAINGVALGAGLAVAASCDILVAAENAAIGLPEIDVGLMGGGRHAMRLFGRHSLVRRMMFTGYRVPAAECYRLGVVEACVPLDKLMDTAMEFARQIAGKSPVAMKYAKHSLNTIEFTTLRDGYRFEQNMTAELGTTEDSREAMLAFAEKRNPVFKGR encoded by the coding sequence ATGGAACGCGCGACCGTGAAGCTCGATGTGTCCGGTTTCATCGCCGTCGTGACGATGGACAACCCGCCGGTCAACGCCCAGAACCGGCAGTTCCACGAGGACATGATCTCGGTGTTCGACGAGATCAGCGACCGCGACGACATCCGCGTGGCCGTGCTGACGGGCGCCGGCAAGACGTTCTCGGCCGGCGCCGACATCAAGGGCCGAGCCGGCCAGGTGCGCGGTCCGGGCGAGCAATGGGGCCACAACCGCCGCGCCCGGGAGTGCTTCCACAGCATCGTCGAATGCCGAAAGCCGGTGATCGGGGCCATCAACGGCGTGGCGCTGGGCGCCGGCCTCGCGGTGGCCGCGTCCTGCGACATCCTCGTCGCCGCCGAGAACGCCGCGATCGGATTGCCGGAGATCGACGTCGGCCTGATGGGCGGCGGCCGCCACGCCATGCGCCTGTTCGGCCGGCACTCGCTGGTGCGGCGCATGATGTTCACGGGCTACCGCGTGCCGGCGGCGGAGTGCTACCGGCTGGGCGTGGTCGAGGCCTGCGTGCCGCTCGACAAGCTGATGGACACCGCGATGGAGTTCGCGCGCCAGATCGCCGGCAAGAGCCCCGTGGCGATGAAGTACGCCAAGCACTCGCTGAACACGATCGAGTTCACCACGCTGCGCGACGGCTATCGCTTCGAGCAGAACATGACCGCCGAGCTGGGCACGACGGAGGACTCGCGCGAGGCGATGCTGGCCTTCGCGGAGAAGCGCAATCCGGTGTTCAAGGGCCGCTGA
- a CDS encoding GNAT family N-acetyltransferase produces the protein MSNVTVRAAVAGDAGTIHRFSVALATFEGEPDAVKATPEILARDGFGPDAKFRALIAELDGRPVGFALYTFNYSVWEARRGVFLEDIWVETDVRAAGVGRALMAALARECAREGYGRIDLNVLHWNPARRFYETLGCAHIDTWLPYRVRGEALARLAAD, from the coding sequence ATGTCCAACGTCACCGTCCGCGCCGCCGTCGCCGGCGACGCCGGCACGATCCACCGCTTCTCCGTCGCGCTGGCGACGTTCGAGGGCGAGCCCGACGCGGTGAAGGCGACGCCGGAGATCCTCGCGCGCGACGGCTTCGGGCCGGACGCCAAGTTCCGCGCGCTGATCGCCGAGCTCGACGGGCGGCCGGTCGGCTTCGCGCTCTACACCTTCAACTACTCCGTCTGGGAGGCGCGCCGCGGCGTGTTCCTCGAGGACATCTGGGTCGAGACCGACGTCCGCGCCGCCGGCGTCGGACGCGCGCTGATGGCGGCGCTGGCGCGGGAATGCGCGCGCGAGGGCTACGGCCGCATCGACCTCAACGTGCTGCACTGGAATCCGGCGCGGCGCTTCTACGAGACCCTGGGCTGCGCCCATATCGACACGTGGCTGCCGTACCGCGTGCGCGGCGAGGCGCTGGCGCGCCTCGCCGCCGACTGA
- a CDS encoding DUF2783 domain-containing protein — protein sequence MAALKTDLNLARPDDVYNLIVDAHKDLDDAGARAFQAKLILLLANHVGDEAAIREAVDLARRDAGRGLAAGRST from the coding sequence ATGGCGGCGCTGAAGACCGACCTCAACCTCGCCCGGCCGGACGACGTCTACAACCTGATCGTCGACGCCCACAAGGACCTCGACGACGCCGGCGCGCGCGCCTTCCAGGCGAAGCTGATCCTGCTGCTGGCCAACCATGTCGGCGACGAGGCCGCGATCCGCGAGGCCGTCGACCTCGCGCGCCGCGACGCGGGGCGCGGTCTCGCCGCCGGCCGATCGACATAG
- a CDS encoding FAD-dependent monooxygenase: MASYAYPRYAYTPPPELKGGGGVAPVVVVGAGLVGLTLALDLALKGVAVVVVDEDDTVSVGSRSICQAQRTLEIWHRLGVADRMVAKGVTWDTGEVYLGDRPVYRFGLQPEPGQRFPAFINLQQYYCEQYLIERIAEVGGVDLRWRNKVVAVRPADDHVALDVETPDGRYALRAAWVVACDGARSPVRTMMGLPFEGETFDDQFLIADIRMRAALPNVRKYWFYPPFHPDNSVLLHRQADDVLRVDFQLGPDADAEAERRVENIDRRLRVMFGRDAVWEHEWTSVYRFSCRMLPRFVEGRVVFAGDAAHVVSPFGARGGNSGAQDADNLGWKLALVARGDAPASLLESYSIERAQAARENIRQSTRSTDFITPKFPAALDFRDAALDLARDAPFARAMVNSGRLSRPTPMPVSPLHTPDVDDDWTAGPAPGDAFVDAPLEGGAAWAVEAVAGRFALVAFADSDGAPPAALRGAPERLASAPSPAVCLLVSDGAASAAGWTAARDVEGHLVRRCGARAGTSYLVRPDQVVAGRWRRGDAAAVAAALRRATGG; this comes from the coding sequence ATGGCCAGCTACGCCTATCCGAGATACGCCTACACGCCGCCTCCCGAGCTGAAAGGCGGCGGCGGTGTCGCGCCCGTGGTCGTCGTCGGCGCCGGGCTTGTCGGGTTGACGCTGGCGCTGGACCTGGCGCTGAAGGGTGTCGCGGTCGTCGTCGTCGACGAGGACGACACCGTCAGCGTCGGCAGCCGCTCGATCTGCCAGGCCCAGCGGACGCTCGAGATCTGGCACCGCCTCGGCGTCGCCGACCGCATGGTCGCGAAGGGCGTGACCTGGGACACCGGCGAGGTCTATCTCGGCGACAGGCCGGTCTACCGCTTCGGCCTCCAGCCCGAGCCCGGCCAGCGCTTCCCCGCCTTCATCAACCTCCAGCAGTACTACTGCGAGCAGTACCTGATCGAGCGCATCGCCGAGGTCGGCGGCGTCGATCTGCGCTGGCGCAACAAGGTGGTCGCGGTGCGGCCGGCGGACGACCACGTCGCGCTCGACGTCGAGACGCCGGACGGACGCTACGCGCTGCGGGCCGCGTGGGTGGTGGCGTGCGACGGCGCCCGCAGCCCGGTGCGGACGATGATGGGTTTGCCGTTCGAGGGCGAGACCTTCGACGACCAGTTCCTGATCGCCGACATCCGCATGCGCGCGGCGCTGCCGAACGTGCGGAAATACTGGTTCTATCCGCCGTTCCATCCCGACAATTCGGTGCTGTTGCACCGCCAGGCCGACGACGTGCTGCGCGTCGATTTCCAGCTCGGCCCGGACGCCGACGCCGAGGCGGAGCGGCGCGTCGAGAACATCGACCGCCGTCTGCGCGTGATGTTCGGGCGGGACGCCGTGTGGGAGCACGAGTGGACCAGCGTCTACCGCTTCTCGTGCCGGATGCTGCCGCGGTTCGTCGAGGGCCGCGTGGTGTTCGCCGGCGACGCCGCGCATGTCGTGTCGCCGTTCGGCGCCAGGGGCGGCAATTCCGGCGCGCAGGACGCCGACAATCTCGGCTGGAAGCTGGCGCTGGTGGCGCGCGGCGACGCGCCGGCGTCGCTGCTGGAGAGCTATTCCATCGAACGCGCCCAGGCGGCGCGCGAGAACATCAGGCAATCGACGCGCAGCACCGATTTCATCACGCCGAAATTCCCGGCGGCGCTGGATTTCCGCGACGCCGCGCTCGACCTCGCCCGCGACGCGCCGTTCGCGCGCGCCATGGTCAACAGCGGCCGGCTGTCGCGGCCGACGCCGATGCCGGTCTCGCCGCTGCACACGCCGGACGTCGACGACGATTGGACCGCCGGGCCGGCACCCGGCGACGCCTTCGTCGACGCGCCGCTCGAGGGCGGCGCGGCGTGGGCGGTCGAAGCGGTCGCCGGCCGCTTCGCGTTGGTCGCGTTCGCGGATTCCGACGGCGCGCCGCCGGCGGCGCTGCGCGGCGCGCCGGAGCGGCTGGCGTCGGCGCCATCGCCTGCCGTGTGCCTGCTGGTGTCGGATGGCGCGGCCTCCGCCGCCGGATGGACGGCGGCGCGGGACGTCGAGGGACATCTGGTGCGGCGTTGCGGCGCGCGCGCCGGTACTTCGTATCTGGTCCGGCCCGACCAGGTCGTGGCGGGGCGCTGGCGGCGCGGCGACGCGGCGGCGGTGGCGGCGGCGTTGCGCCGCGCGACGGGAGGCTGA
- a CDS encoding MBL fold metallo-hydrolase, producing MARAFASQADLEDKKITFSRLSDHAYAFTAEGDPNTGIVIGDDCVMVVDAQATPAMARTVIERIRTVTDKPIRYVTLTHYHAVRVLGASGYEPQHIIASEATRELIVERGQQDWKSEFQRFPRLFRDADSIPGLTWPTITFKDRMTLWMGKLQVDIIHAGRGHTKGDTIVWLPQERVLFSGDLVEFAATPYAGDAYFQDWPATLQTLRDMNAEALVPGRGDALTTPAAVESGLASTQSFIAELYAEVKRRADSGADLKTAYDAALAAMRPRYGNWVIFDHCMPFDVTRAYDEAKGVEHPRIWTAERDIEMWKALEQGA from the coding sequence ATGGCCAGGGCCTTCGCATCGCAGGCGGATCTCGAAGACAAGAAGATCACCTTCAGCCGGCTGAGCGACCACGCCTACGCCTTCACCGCCGAGGGCGATCCGAACACCGGAATCGTGATCGGCGACGACTGCGTCATGGTGGTCGACGCGCAGGCCACGCCGGCTATGGCGCGCACCGTCATCGAGCGCATCCGCACGGTCACCGACAAGCCGATCCGCTACGTGACGCTGACGCACTACCACGCCGTGCGCGTGCTCGGCGCGTCGGGCTACGAGCCGCAGCACATCATCGCCAGCGAGGCGACGCGCGAGCTGATCGTCGAGCGCGGCCAGCAGGACTGGAAGTCGGAGTTCCAGCGCTTTCCGCGGCTGTTCCGCGACGCCGATTCGATCCCCGGCCTGACCTGGCCGACGATCACGTTCAAGGACCGCATGACGCTGTGGATGGGCAAGCTGCAGGTCGACATCATCCACGCCGGCCGCGGCCACACCAAGGGCGACACGATCGTGTGGCTGCCGCAGGAGCGGGTGCTGTTCTCGGGCGACCTGGTCGAGTTCGCGGCCACGCCCTACGCCGGCGACGCCTATTTCCAGGACTGGCCGGCGACGCTGCAGACGCTGCGCGACATGAACGCCGAGGCGCTGGTGCCCGGCCGCGGCGACGCGCTGACCACGCCGGCGGCGGTCGAATCGGGCCTCGCCAGCACGCAGTCCTTCATCGCCGAGCTCTACGCCGAGGTGAAGCGCCGGGCGGATTCCGGCGCCGACCTGAAGACCGCCTACGACGCGGCGCTGGCGGCGATGCGGCCGCGCTACGGCAACTGGGTGATCTTCGACCACTGCATGCCGTTCGACGTGACGCGCGCCTACGACGAGGCCAAGGGCGTCGAGCATCCGCGCATCTGGACCGCCGAGCGAGACATCGAGATGTGGAAGGCGCTCGAGCAGGGCGCCTGA
- a CDS encoding serine protease: MASLVPVFVASSPAAQTRAPSGRDAPPDDSKPLSAAVVRALDAVVSLRAEVPRSARTAETLGTERAGHGVLVDDDGLVLTVGYLIMEARSVEVVEAGGRRLSASIVAYDFDSGFGLVRTALPLRAKALSLGDSAALKFKDVVTVAGHGGPGAAQRAIVTDRRDFAGYWEYLLENAVFTSPPYGSFGGAALIGEDGALLGIGSLFVGDAYRAHGGVLPGNMFIPVEKLKPILETLKRGERAGASRPWLGVYTQQMPGRLAVAYVAPDSPAERAGLTRGDLIRRVDGVDVDEIAEFYRKLWSLGPGGTSVTLGVERDGIVVDVVVRSVDRYRYLKLDGSL; the protein is encoded by the coding sequence ATGGCCAGCCTCGTGCCGGTGTTCGTCGCCAGCTCGCCCGCCGCGCAGACGCGCGCGCCGTCGGGCCGCGACGCGCCGCCGGACGACAGCAAGCCGCTTTCCGCCGCCGTGGTGCGGGCGCTCGACGCCGTCGTGTCGTTGCGCGCCGAGGTGCCGCGTTCCGCCCGCACCGCCGAGACTCTGGGCACGGAGCGCGCCGGCCACGGCGTGCTGGTCGACGACGACGGCCTGGTGCTGACCGTCGGCTACCTGATCATGGAGGCGCGCTCGGTCGAGGTCGTCGAGGCCGGTGGACGGCGGCTCTCGGCCAGCATCGTGGCCTACGATTTCGATTCCGGCTTCGGGCTGGTGCGCACGGCGCTGCCGCTGCGCGCCAAGGCGCTCAGCCTGGGCGACTCGGCGGCGCTGAAGTTCAAGGACGTGGTCACCGTGGCCGGCCACGGCGGCCCCGGGGCGGCGCAGCGCGCCATCGTCACGGACCGCCGCGATTTCGCGGGCTACTGGGAATACCTGCTGGAGAACGCCGTCTTCACCTCGCCGCCCTACGGCTCGTTCGGCGGCGCCGCCCTGATCGGCGAGGACGGCGCGCTGCTGGGCATCGGCTCGCTGTTCGTCGGCGACGCCTACCGCGCCCACGGCGGCGTCCTACCGGGCAACATGTTCATCCCTGTCGAGAAGTTGAAGCCGATCCTCGAGACGCTGAAGCGCGGCGAGCGCGCCGGCGCGTCGCGGCCGTGGCTGGGCGTCTACACGCAGCAGATGCCGGGCCGGCTCGCCGTCGCCTACGTCGCGCCCGACAGCCCGGCGGAGCGCGCCGGGCTGACGCGCGGCGATCTGATCCGCCGAGTCGACGGCGTCGACGTCGACGAGATCGCGGAGTTCTACCGCAAGCTCTGGTCGCTGGGTCCGGGCGGCACGTCCGTGACGCTCGGCGTCGAGCGCGACGGCATCGTGGTCGACGTGGTCGTGCGGTCGGTCGACCGCTACCGCTATCTGAAGCTCGACGGCTCGCTCTGA